The following coding sequences are from one Syntrophotaleaceae bacterium window:
- the pglX gene encoding BREX-1 system adenine-specific DNA-methyltransferase PglX, with the protein MDQTIRNKLRGVVTQCRKLLEDSTAQALQGRFGIYASRKKGEVQIEDEARMAHLTEEDRACRQDLLDHLEHIQAIGYKPSEALEQLVREISFTHLNRLCAYKMMESRGLIREAVSRGLKSQGFFFYLADHPEDEKLHNGGGQETAYRNFLDWLGGTLSQEIGVLFNPNDPANRIYPPQRVLDEVLALINDGDLKDIWSQDETIGWVYQYFTPKELRDKARKESQAPRNSYELAFRNQFFTPRYVVEFLTDNTLGRIWYEMRKGKTILKDRCKYLVRRPMEIFLKDGELPPAESKEAREDLSQEELLKQPVYIPHRPKKDPRELKVLDPACGSGHFLLYCFDLLQVIYEEAYDDPDLGAALRRDYPAIEDLRRAVPALILKHNLHGIDIDLRATQIAALALWLRCQRAYQELGLKNGERPKITRSNIVCAEPMPGETDLLKEFTSTLQPKVLGQLVEAVFEKMKLAGEAGSLLKIEEEIREAAGKAKFEFIQWKKHQDKAKWSLFPELVKRDQPSIFDFADMTDEVFLDRAEEEIVEALRRYATQAENGRGFRRRLFAEDAARGFAFIDLCRKRYDTVLMNPPFGECVQSAIQHVSRVVPHWCKNLASAFVGRLISMLSVGAKIGTVTDRTILIKSSYQDFRTQYALGSLNIGPMADLGWNVLDANVEVSAVVFSESSELNGEQLFIDCRAAANKDSELVAAIVPTNMGGGHKWLRSTSFLRLPNASIAHDMPSFIIRWFNSIPALKDGGAKALQGHAIKMDWYGRLRWEVDPSLIGNNATWSAMYNGGSFTRFYLPLIEIVRWNGDGTFLKKHPSTRWSNAERQQKPGIGYGKRGDILDAHLVPSGHVFTVEGLFVLPDSLSDIWYYLGILNSPLCSVILNFYCGQHKHAGYVDLLPVPRISDNRTAGEVIGDLAYKGWVSNRELDKSNEVSPVFVHPWVSIAMDVKDLFQELAECSSTTQQEIASLTSQLETAVESAYKLEIGERHQISELIERASSNAGLSDESDKEEEADSTASISQVVHGVVSYLLGCSVGRWDIRFATGERQCPELPDPFDPLPVCPPGMLQGTDGLPAKPEDVPSDYPIRIDWDGILVDDPGHEDDIIRRVQDVLEVIWKDRAEAIEREAWEILGVRELRDYFRKPGNGGFWMDHVKRYSKSRRKAPIYWYLRSARGNYGLWLYYHRLDKDILFKALLNYVEPKIRMEEDRLKSLRGRKEAAGSSGREAKQIEKDMDRQDQLVSELHDFADKLRRAANLHLVPDLNDGVVLTIAPLFELVPWKEAKEYWEDLVAGKYEWSSIGKQMREKGLVNK; encoded by the coding sequence ATGGACCAGACCATACGAAACAAGCTGCGAGGCGTCGTGACCCAGTGCCGAAAGCTGCTGGAGGACTCCACAGCCCAAGCTCTCCAGGGACGTTTCGGCATCTACGCGTCCCGCAAAAAGGGCGAGGTCCAAATTGAGGACGAGGCCCGCATGGCGCACCTCACCGAGGAGGACCGCGCCTGCCGCCAGGACCTACTGGACCATCTGGAGCACATCCAGGCCATCGGCTACAAGCCGAGCGAGGCGCTGGAACAGCTTGTCCGCGAGATCAGTTTCACCCATCTCAACCGCCTCTGTGCCTATAAGATGATGGAGTCCCGGGGCCTTATCCGCGAGGCCGTGAGCCGCGGGCTCAAATCCCAAGGCTTTTTCTTCTACCTCGCCGACCACCCGGAAGACGAAAAGCTCCATAACGGCGGCGGGCAAGAGACGGCATACCGGAACTTCCTCGACTGGCTGGGTGGAACGCTTTCGCAAGAAATCGGCGTTCTCTTTAATCCTAATGACCCGGCGAATCGCATCTACCCACCGCAAAGGGTGCTGGACGAGGTGTTGGCCCTGATCAACGATGGAGACCTCAAGGACATCTGGTCTCAAGACGAGACCATCGGTTGGGTTTACCAGTATTTCACGCCGAAAGAGTTGCGCGACAAGGCCCGCAAAGAAAGTCAGGCCCCGCGCAATTCTTATGAGCTTGCCTTCCGTAATCAGTTCTTCACCCCTCGGTATGTGGTGGAGTTCTTAACCGATAACACCCTCGGCCGCATCTGGTACGAGATGCGCAAGGGCAAGACCATCCTCAAAGACCGCTGCAAATACCTGGTGCGGCGTCCCATGGAGATATTCCTGAAGGATGGTGAGCTGCCTCCGGCGGAGTCAAAAGAGGCGCGTGAAGACCTTTCGCAGGAAGAACTGCTGAAGCAGCCAGTTTACATACCTCACCGGCCCAAGAAAGACCCGCGCGAGCTTAAGGTCCTCGACCCGGCCTGCGGCTCCGGGCATTTCCTCCTCTATTGCTTTGACCTGCTTCAAGTCATTTATGAAGAAGCCTACGACGATCCGGACTTAGGCGCGGCGCTAAGGAGGGATTACCCGGCGATTGAAGATCTCCGACGTGCTGTGCCCGCGCTGATCCTCAAGCACAACCTGCACGGCATTGACATTGATCTGCGGGCTACCCAGATCGCGGCGCTGGCCCTGTGGTTGCGCTGCCAGCGGGCGTATCAGGAATTGGGTCTGAAGAACGGGGAACGCCCAAAGATCACCCGCTCCAACATCGTCTGCGCTGAACCGATGCCGGGCGAGACGGACCTGCTGAAGGAATTCACCTCTACCCTGCAGCCCAAAGTGCTGGGCCAACTCGTCGAGGCGGTCTTCGAGAAGATGAAGCTCGCCGGCGAGGCGGGAAGCCTGCTCAAGATCGAGGAAGAGATTCGTGAGGCGGCAGGCAAAGCGAAATTCGAATTCATTCAGTGGAAGAAACACCAAGACAAAGCAAAGTGGTCGCTATTTCCAGAGTTGGTTAAGCGAGACCAACCTTCCATTTTTGACTTTGCTGATATGACGGATGAGGTGTTCCTTGATCGTGCCGAGGAGGAAATCGTCGAGGCCCTTCGCCGCTACGCCACACAGGCCGAAAACGGCCGCGGCTTCCGCCGCCGATTGTTCGCTGAGGATGCGGCCCGCGGCTTCGCCTTCATCGACCTCTGCCGCAAGCGCTACGACACGGTGCTGATGAATCCACCGTTTGGTGAGTGCGTACAAAGTGCCATCCAGCATGTCTCTCGAGTTGTGCCCCATTGGTGCAAGAATCTTGCTTCAGCATTTGTTGGTAGACTTATTTCTATGCTGAGTGTTGGCGCTAAAATAGGGACCGTAACTGATCGCACCATACTGATCAAGTCCAGCTATCAGGATTTCAGAACCCAGTATGCGCTTGGTTCATTGAATATTGGACCCATGGCGGACTTAGGATGGAATGTTCTCGATGCAAATGTGGAAGTTTCGGCTGTGGTGTTTTCTGAATCTTCAGAACTCAACGGAGAGCAGCTATTCATTGATTGTCGGGCTGCAGCGAACAAAGATAGTGAACTCGTTGCAGCTATAGTACCGACCAATATGGGCGGAGGTCACAAATGGCTTAGGTCAACATCCTTCTTACGATTACCAAATGCGTCCATCGCCCACGATATGCCGAGTTTCATTATTCGTTGGTTTAACTCCATTCCTGCCCTGAAGGATGGAGGTGCAAAAGCCCTACAAGGGCATGCGATTAAAATGGATTGGTATGGCCGCCTTCGGTGGGAAGTCGATCCATCCCTTATTGGTAATAACGCAACATGGTCAGCCATGTATAACGGCGGATCGTTTACGCGTTTCTACCTTCCTCTTATAGAAATTGTCAGATGGAATGGAGACGGCACTTTCCTAAAGAAGCATCCGTCGACACGATGGTCAAACGCTGAACGACAGCAGAAGCCGGGCATTGGGTACGGGAAGAGAGGCGATATTCTGGACGCACATCTTGTTCCTTCCGGTCATGTTTTCACAGTGGAAGGACTATTTGTCCTTCCAGATTCACTGTCGGATATTTGGTACTACCTTGGGATTCTGAATTCCCCACTTTGTTCGGTGATCTTGAACTTTTACTGCGGTCAACACAAGCACGCGGGCTATGTCGACCTTCTCCCAGTCCCCCGAATCAGCGATAACAGAACAGCAGGAGAAGTTATCGGCGATCTTGCGTATAAGGGCTGGGTGTCTAATAGAGAACTGGATAAATCCAATGAAGTGTCACCTGTATTCGTCCATCCGTGGGTTTCTATTGCAATGGATGTAAAAGACTTATTTCAGGAACTTGCCGAGTGTAGTTCAACAACACAACAAGAAATAGCCAGTTTAACGAGCCAGTTGGAGACTGCCGTCGAATCAGCCTACAAACTTGAAATCGGAGAACGCCACCAAATCAGTGAGTTGATCGAACGCGCGTCTTCTAATGCCGGATTATCTGATGAATCTGACAAAGAAGAAGAGGCCGATAGTACAGCGTCAATATCTCAAGTGGTGCATGGTGTGGTGTCGTATCTGCTTGGTTGTTCCGTAGGTCGATGGGATATCCGTTTCGCCACCGGCGAGCGGCAGTGCCCAGAACTCCCCGATCCCTTCGACCCGCTCCCTGTCTGTCCGCCAGGCATGCTCCAAGGTACGGACGGTTTACCCGCCAAGCCGGAGGATGTACCGTCCGATTATCCTATCCGGATCGACTGGGACGGCATCCTGGTGGATGACCCTGGGCATGAGGATGACATCATCCGTCGCGTTCAAGACGTGCTGGAGGTGATCTGGAAAGACCGCGCCGAGGCCATCGAACGGGAAGCCTGGGAAATCCTGGGCGTGCGGGAGCTGCGCGACTATTTCCGCAAGCCCGGCAACGGCGGCTTCTGGATGGACCACGTCAAGCGCTACTCCAAGAGCCGTCGAAAGGCTCCGATCTACTGGTACCTGCGCTCGGCCAGGGGCAACTATGGACTGTGGCTTTACTATCACCGCCTGGACAAGGACATTCTCTTCAAGGCGCTGCTCAATTATGTGGAGCCCAAGATACGCATGGAGGAGGACCGTCTGAAATCCTTGAGGGGTCGAAAAGAAGCTGCAGGAAGTTCCGGACGCGAGGCCAAGCAGATCGAAAAGGACATGGACCGCCAGGATCAGTTGGTCTCCGAGCTGCACGACTTTGCGGACAAGCTCCGCAGGGCCGCAAACCTCCATCTTGTCCCTGACCTCAATGACGGGGTGGTTCTCACCATCGCCCCGCTCTTTGAGCTGGTGCCATGGAAAGAGGCGAAGGAATACTGGGAAGACCTCGTCGCGGGCAAGTACGAATGGTCGAGCATCGGCAAACAAATGCGCGAGAAGGGGCTGGTGAACAAATGA